Proteins encoded together in one Hymenobacter monticola window:
- a CDS encoding GNAT family N-acetyltransferase — protein MSDFLTETHPDGYTLSTDPARLDITAVHRWLSEESYWAKNIPRATVERAVANSLNFGLYAPDGAQAGFCRVVTDKATFAWLCDVFVLPAHRGRGLSKWLVKQMLAHPDLQNLRRHLLATFDAHTLYQRFGYVPLDRPERWLEMKKDKPYG, from the coding sequence ATGTCCGACTTCCTCACCGAAACCCACCCCGACGGCTACACCCTCAGCACCGACCCGGCCCGGCTCGACATCACCGCCGTTCACCGCTGGCTGAGCGAGGAGTCTTATTGGGCGAAAAATATTCCGCGCGCCACCGTGGAGCGGGCCGTTGCCAACTCGCTCAACTTCGGCCTCTACGCACCCGACGGCGCCCAGGCCGGCTTCTGCCGGGTGGTTACAGACAAGGCTACGTTTGCCTGGCTCTGCGACGTGTTTGTGCTGCCCGCGCACCGCGGCCGCGGCCTCTCAAAGTGGCTGGTGAAGCAGATGCTGGCCCACCCCGACCTGCAAAACTTGCGCCGCCACCTGCTCGCCACCTTCGACGCCCACACACTGTACCAGCGCTTCGGCTACGTGCCGCTGGACCGGCCCGAGCGGTGGCTGGAGATGAAAAAGGACAAGCCGTACGGGTGA
- a CDS encoding PQQ-dependent sugar dehydrogenase: MKHLRSATLVFWAAALPLAACSQAPALTTFPVGATTVTVSALATNLNTVWELVWGPDNYIWMTERYGRISRVDPATGQVQALLTLPDVTPTGESGLLGLALHPQFAISPYVYVVYNYTASGALREKLVRYTYSAAAGTLTAPLVLLGNIDATTSHSGSRLLVLADGTLLMTTGDAQQQPQAQNTASLNGKILRLNLDGSIPANNSIAGSPVYTFGHRNPQGLVQLPDGSLYSSEHGPANDDEINKIEPGRNYGWPNVEGYCNLAAEATFCAANNVREPLTTWTPTIAPAGLTYYNHPAIPDWRGGLLLAVLKNATLLHLPLAAGGQAVGTSTGYLSTFGRLRAICVSPQGKVYLGTSNRDGRGAPVATDDRILVLENRAYVPSAARAENKPAFDIFPNPARRQATVRLPVVATHLAISDLAGHVVRTLQPAGLETELDLNGLRAGTYLVQVESHAGRATRKLVLE; this comes from the coding sequence ATGAAACACTTACGCTCGGCCACCCTGGTCTTTTGGGCCGCGGCGCTGCCCCTGGCCGCCTGCTCACAAGCCCCGGCCCTCACCACCTTTCCGGTGGGCGCCACCACCGTCACCGTATCGGCCCTGGCCACCAACCTGAACACCGTGTGGGAGCTGGTGTGGGGCCCCGACAACTACATCTGGATGACCGAGCGCTACGGCCGCATCAGCCGCGTCGACCCGGCCACGGGCCAGGTGCAGGCCCTGCTCACGCTGCCCGACGTGACGCCCACCGGCGAAAGCGGCCTGCTCGGGCTGGCCCTGCACCCGCAGTTTGCCATCTCGCCCTATGTGTACGTGGTGTACAACTACACCGCCAGCGGCGCCCTCCGGGAGAAGCTGGTGCGCTACACCTACTCGGCTGCCGCTGGTACCCTCACGGCGCCGTTGGTGCTGCTGGGCAATATCGACGCGACGACTTCGCACAGCGGCTCGCGCCTGCTGGTGCTGGCCGACGGCACCTTGCTGATGACCACCGGCGACGCCCAGCAGCAGCCCCAGGCCCAGAACACGGCCTCGCTCAACGGCAAAATCCTGCGCCTGAACCTCGACGGCAGCATTCCGGCCAACAACTCCATTGCGGGCAGCCCGGTCTACACCTTCGGCCACCGCAACCCGCAGGGCTTGGTGCAACTGCCCGACGGCAGCCTCTACAGCTCGGAACACGGCCCCGCCAACGACGACGAAATCAACAAAATTGAGCCCGGCCGCAACTACGGGTGGCCCAACGTGGAGGGCTACTGCAACCTGGCGGCCGAAGCCACCTTCTGCGCCGCCAACAATGTGCGCGAACCCCTCACCACCTGGACGCCCACCATTGCCCCGGCCGGCCTGACTTATTACAACCACCCCGCCATTCCGGACTGGCGCGGCGGCCTGCTGCTGGCCGTGCTCAAAAACGCCACCCTGCTGCACCTGCCCCTAGCGGCGGGCGGCCAGGCGGTGGGCACCTCCACCGGCTACCTCAGCACCTTTGGCCGCCTGCGCGCCATCTGCGTCTCGCCGCAAGGCAAAGTGTACCTCGGCACCAGCAACCGCGACGGCCGCGGCGCCCCCGTGGCTACCGACGACCGGATTCTGGTGCTCGAAAACCGCGCCTACGTGCCTTCAGCCGCTCGCGCGGAAAACAAGCCAGCCTTCGACATTTTCCCCAACCCCGCGCGCCGCCAAGCTACCGTGCGACTGCCTGTTGTGGCCACCCATCTCGCAATCAGCGACCTGGCGGGCCACGTTGTGCGGACGCTGCAGCCCGCTGGCCTTGAGACCGAGCTGGATTTGAACGGCTTGCGGGCCGGCACCTATCTGGTGCAGGTGGAGAGCCATGCCGGGCGCGCCACCCGCAAGCTGGTACTGGAGTGA
- a CDS encoding DNA-3-methyladenine glycosylase, which translates to MPHTKLPAAFFQRSDVLTIARDLLGKHLYTNIDGIVTAGLVVETEAYRHEGDNSLTMHLQRKRHQAQGLHVPGGAAYIYTVYNRYALFNIATHDAAHPDAVLIRAIEPTVGIEEMLRRRGLPAAKRGFTAGPGLLSQALGITPALSGLPVTGEVLWFEDHDEEVDDVIASARVGLEYAGAEAAGLPWRFRVKDSKWTSPAK; encoded by the coding sequence ATGCCGCATACTAAGCTGCCCGCCGCCTTCTTTCAGCGCTCCGATGTGCTGACCATTGCCCGCGACCTGCTCGGCAAACACCTCTACACCAACATCGATGGCATCGTCACGGCCGGGCTCGTGGTCGAAACCGAGGCCTACCGGCACGAGGGCGACAATTCCCTAACCATGCACCTGCAGCGCAAGCGCCACCAGGCGCAGGGCCTGCACGTGCCCGGCGGCGCGGCCTACATCTACACCGTATACAACCGCTACGCCCTGTTCAACATCGCCACCCACGACGCCGCCCACCCCGATGCGGTGCTCATCCGGGCTATTGAGCCCACCGTGGGCATCGAGGAAATGCTGCGCCGCCGCGGCCTGCCCGCGGCCAAGCGCGGCTTCACCGCCGGCCCGGGCCTGCTGAGCCAGGCGCTGGGCATCACCCCAGCGCTAAGTGGCCTGCCCGTGACGGGCGAGGTGCTGTGGTTTGAAGACCACGACGAAGAGGTTGACGACGTTATTGCCAGCGCCCGCGTGGGGCTGGAGTACGCCGGGGCCGAAGCGGCGGGGCTGCCGTGGCGGTTTCGCGTCAAGGATAGCAAGTGGACGAGCCCGGCGAAATGA